Proteins encoded by one window of Microplitis mediator isolate UGA2020A chromosome 1, iyMicMedi2.1, whole genome shotgun sequence:
- the LOC130672866 gene encoding uncharacterized protein LOC130672866 has protein sequence MVSFTLQSTISSEHAYLNAHILKKITAQIPSVSISPTQWSHIKDLELADPDFYKSGTIDLLIGADFYGRIIRPGLRAGSSSEPIAMQTMLGWTILGPVHEQSHHSPSLSHHIISNAQLHDSLTKFWELEEVPESCNETLTVEEAECEAHFLSTHARDASGRYIVRLPFKSSYQKLGESRHIAQRCLNRLMKRLSQNPELQGQYTAFLNEYESLGHMTRVSSTAPEPSHVYYLPHHCVVREDSETTKLRVVFNGSSKTSSASSLNNHLHIGPSLQAKICDVLLYLRSHRYIFLTDIVKMFRQILIHPDDRDYQRILWTENGLTVAYQLNTVTYGTRPAPYLAGRALKQLLIDEGSQFPLAVEPFQKGSYVDDIGGGADNLSDLNDIANNVEALCNLGCFPLAKWKSNHPQFSKISSSLSPEDSHSFSDNISKILGLSWNCQEDVLTFTGKTSQTLSITKRTITSEAAQLFDPLGLISPVIVKAKIIIQDLWLQKVDWDDPLSPELVHRWKTFRDELPQLSHLRIPRWINLIPNTSGIEIHGFSDASQAAMSAVIYLRVCQPGEQTIISLICSKTKVAPLKRLTIPRLELSAALLLSKLASHVSSTLQLSHVPTYLWTDSSTTLAWVTSEPTRWKEFVKNRVEAIQQNSPDAHWRYISGKQNPADCASRGLTASQLINHQLWWTGPSWLADPPSQWPSHHVLSSATDETEQINSEMRPCKSHVSTSPPLMPLSSLIHSWTTLTALLRRTATVFRAISCFKKVPGSSLSISPLTPAELQSALIHWIKSTQQEYFSSEISSLSQGNTLKKSHCFTRLTAFIDQAGVIRVGGRLQNSALDADSKHPAILPKDCVLSRFIISDSHLRTLHGGTQLTLSHVRKKCWIIGGRSPIKNFIHRCLTCARMRGVRSQQLMGQLPSHRISPSLVFENTGVDYAGPVSLKFFQGRGTRCYKGWIAVFVCLSTSAVHLEVVTDYSSEGFLKAFRRFTSRRGICRTLRSDCGTNFKGADLILKQLLTGALKESSHLQQHLANDGTQWSFNPPGAPHMGGKWEAAVKSIKYHLQRTIADTLLTYEDFSTFLIQVEAVLNSHPLSALSEDPDDLTALRPGHFIRGAAINTIPEPNLTAISTSRLSHLQHIQERLQHFWDRWSTECLQSHQSISKWNTSHHDIAVGSLVLLSDERYPPTKWPLARVIQLHPGADGLIRVVTLKTASTTLKRPISKLVLLPVSSTTEDSHKLSHFSNE, from the coding sequence ATGGTCTCATTCACACTGCAGTCTACCATCTCATCAGAACACGCATACCTCAACGCACACATTCTCAAGAAAATCACAGCGCAGATACCATCAGTCTCAATCTCACCAACGCAATGGTCTCATATTAAAGATCTAGAACTCGCCGACCCAGACTTCTACAAATCTGGCACAATTGATCTTCTCATCGGCGCAGACTTCTATGGTCGAATCATACGACCTGGTCTCAGAGCAGGAAGTTCTTCAGAACCAATTGCCATGCAAACCATGCTCGGCTGGACGATTCTGGGCCCAGTCCATGAACAATCTCATCATTCACCTAGCCTGTCTCATCATATCATCTCAAATGCTCAACTGCACGACTCTCTCACCAAGTTCTGGGAACTTGAAGAAGTTCCAGAGTCCTGCAACGAAACTCTCACCGTCGAGGAAGCTGAGTGTGAAGCTCACTTCCTATCAACTCATGCTCGAGATGCATCAGGACGATACATCGTCCGTCTACCATTCAAATCATCATATCAGAAGCTAGGTGAATCTCGTCACATTGCGCAGCGTTGTCTCAACCGTCTCATGAAGCGTCTTTCTCAAAATCCAGAACTTCAAGGTCAATATACTGCCTTTCTCAACGAGTATGAATCACTTGGACACATGACTCGAGTCTCATCTACGGCGCCTGAACCTTCTCATGTATATTATTTACCTCATCATTGCGTTGTTCGCGAAGACAGCGAAACCACGAAGTTGAGGGTAGTGTTCAATGGTTCTAGCAAAACATCATCAGCCAGTTCTCTCAATAATCATCTGCATATCGGCCCAAGTCTTCAAGCAAAGATCTGTGATGTACTGCTGTACCTCAGAAGTCACAGATACATCTTTTTGACGGACATCGTGAAGATGTTTCGTCAAATTCTCATCCACCCTGATGACAGGGATTATCAGCGCATCCTCTGGACAGAGAACGGTCTCACAGTGGCTTATCAACTCAACACCGTCACATACGGCACTCGACCAGCACCATATCTTGCTGGCCGAGCTCTCAAACAACTTCTCATCGACGAAGGGTCTCAATTTCCACTCGCAGTGGAACCCTTTCAAAAAGGCAGCTACGTCGACGACATCGGCGGCGGTGCCGACAATCTCAGCGATCTCAACGACATTGCAAATAATGTCGAAGCGCTTTGCAATTTAGGTTGCTTTCCACTAGCTAAATGGAAAAGCAACCACCCTCAGTTCAGCAAAATCTCATCCTCACTCAGTCCAGAAGATTCTCATTCATTCTCAGACAACATCTCAAAGATCTTGGGTCTCTCATGGAATTGTCAAGAAGACGTTCTCACCTTTACTGGCAAGACTTCTCAAACTCTCAGCATCACCAAGCGCACCATCACCTCAGAGGCTGCTCAGCTATTTGACCCTCTGGGTTTAATCTCACCAGTAATAGTAAAGGCAAAGATCATCATCCAGGACCTTTGGCTACAAAAGGTTGACTGGGATGATCCTCTCTCACCAGAGCTAGTTCATCGATGGAAAACTTTCCGCGATGAATTACCTCAACTGTCTCATCTCAGAATTCCTCGATGGATCAATCTCATCCCCAATACATCTGGCATCGAGATTCACGGGTTTTCTGACGCATCTCAAGCTGCAATGTCTGCTGTGATATATCTCAGAGTCTGTCAACCTGGCGAACAGACTATCATCTCTCTCATCTGCTCTAAAACTAAAGTTGCACCACTCAAACGTCTCACAATTCCTCGACTCGAACTCTCAGCTGCATTATTGCTCTCAAAACTGGCATCTCATGTCTCATCTACGCTGCAATTATCTCATGTTCCAACTTATTTGTGGACCGACTCATCAACAACACTTGCTTGGGTTACCAGTGAACCAACAAGATGGAAAGAATTCGTCAAGAATCGAGTTGAAGCGATCCAGCAAAATTCTCCAGATGCACACTGGAGATACATCTCAGGAAAACAAAACCCTGCTGACTGTGCATCCAGGGGTCTGACAGCATCTCAGCTCATCAACCATCAGTTATGGTGGACAGGACCCAGCTGGCTAGCTGATCCTCCCTCTCAATGGCCATCTCATCATGTTCTCAGTTCAGCTACAGATGAAACAGAGCAAATAAACTCAGAAATGAGACCTTGCAAGTCTCATGTCTCAACTAGTCCACCTCTCATGCCACTATCCTCTCTCATTCACTCATGGACTACACTTACAGCTCTACTACGGCGTACTGCAACAGTATTCAGAGCAATCTCATGTTTTAAGAAAGTACCTGGTTCATCACTCAGCATCTCACCTCTCACACCTGCTGAATTACAATCAGCTCTCATCCATTGGATTAAATCAACGCAGCAAGAATATTTCTCATCAGAAATCTCATCATTATCTCAAGGCAATACTCTCAAAAAATCTCACTGTTTCACACGTCTCACCGCATTCATCGATCAAGCTGGCGTAATCAGAGTCGGTGGACGTCTTCAAAATTCAGCATTAGATGCTGACAGCAAGCATCCAGCAATCCTTCCCAAGGATTGTGTGCTCTCACGTTTCATTATCTCAGACTCTCATCTACGCACTTTGCACGGAGGTACCCAGCTTACCTTATCTCATGTTCGAAAGAAGTGTTGGATAATTGGTGGACGATCTCCAATTAAAAACTTCATCCATCGCTGTCTCACCTGCGCACGAATGCGGGGAGTCAGATCTCAACAACTCATGGGTCAACTTCCATCTCATCGGATCTCACCATCTCTCGTCTTCGAGAACACTGGAGTCGATTACGCCGGTCCAGTGTCTCTGAAGTTCTTTCAAGGACGCGGTACCAGATGCTATAAGGGCTGGATCGCTGTCTTTGTCTGCCTCTCAACATCAGCTGTTCATTTGGAGGTGGTCACTGACTACTCCAGTGAAGGCTTTCTCAAGGCATTCCGCCGTTTCACTAGCAGACGGGGAATTTGCCGCACACTGCGAAGTGACTGTGGAACAAACTTCAAGGGTGCTGATCTCATTCTCAAGCAACTTCTCACCGGTGCTCTCAAGGAATCATCTCATCTACAGCAGCATCTCGCCAATGATGGAACCCAGTGGTCATTCAACCCACCTGGGGCTCCTCATATGGGAGGAAAATGGGAGGCTGcagtaaaatcaataaaatatcatctTCAGCGAACCATTGCTGACACACTTCTCACCTACGAAGATTTCTCAACTTTTCTCATACAAGTTGAGGCAGTTCTCAATTCTCATCCTCTCAGCGCACTCTCAGAGGATCCGGACGACCTCACTGCTCTCAGGCCCGGACATTTCATCCGAGGTGCTGCCATCAATACCATTCCGGAACCTAATCTCACCGCAATCTCAACCTCAAGACTATCTCATCTGCAACATATTCAAGAACGCTTACAGCATTTCTGGGACCGGTGGTCCACAGAATGTTTACAATCTCATCAATCGATCTCAAAATGGAACACTTCTCATCACGACATCGCAGTTGGATCACTTGTCTTGCTCTCAGACGAGCGGTATCCACCAACAAAATGGCCGCTCGCCCGTGTCATCCAACTACATCCCGGTGCAGATGGTCTCATCAGAGTGGTCACTCTCAAAACTGCATCAACAACTCTCAAACGGCCAATAAGCAAACTAGTGCTATTGCCCGTCTCATCGACCACGgaagattctcataaattgtCTCACTTCTCCAACGAGTAG